A window from Flavobacterium gyeonganense encodes these proteins:
- a CDS encoding T9SS type A sorting domain-containing protein: MKKILLYLALIFISSNIKAQTITKSSGWLESAFVEWTPVAGADSYNVYYTGGGETNKKIDEQLIRSYGTYFRADVPGLAAGSYILTVKPVTVGVESIGTTTSSLTVLAHDRSGFAFSNGRVPGAYNLNGTLKNDAVVLYITQNTKNTIAFSVVTNANGTTKTNYVGLQGILDGFKKGLDKRPLAIRLIGNITDPATLYNGDIVIENKRNALSSITMEGIGNDAVVNGWGIRIKTATNIEIRNLGFMLTDASEGDNIGLQQDNDYIWVHNCDLFYGAKGGDADQAKGDGALDAKKSTYITFSYNHFWDSGKSNLLGLSEGKTTDLYITYHHNWYDHSDSRHPRVRYYSAHIYNNYYDGNSKYGAGSTLGSSLFMEANFFRNCKYPMLISKQGTDTFGGAVGTFSGEAGGTIKAFNNVMSGQTRYVPYNATTNPIEFDAIEVGDKTQAISNTIKSKLGANTYNNFDIDPAIMYTYTPDSPEDAKTKVMLYSGRVEGGDFKHTFNNAVDDTSSDVNAVLMNGLISYTTKLVLVQGEVAPVVNTQTLVATSNNDQTVTNGNAISSIVYTWGGDATDVTVEGLPESGINFIKDSAAKTITVTGTPTADVSFSVTTIGILGTPVTVTGSVTIGEPPVVVPAGDQIHNFTDTYTLANNFYTMKGNLSDSKGTVSYNELTLTKGLKIESKDGTVSYTTTQPTTLTLVFAEAAAKIKIDDVSRTASSGIITLTLPAGNHTLGRDSGTTTVYYIKTSYPTLGLVDNVQTSKLAVYPNPVSNQLFISSQDQKVKDVMIYNLSGTVVKNISNLAEETVDVSDLATGNYVIKVTTDQGIATRKIVKK, encoded by the coding sequence ATGAAAAAAATTTTACTTTACTTGGCTTTGATATTTATTTCATCAAATATTAAAGCGCAAACAATTACGAAATCTTCAGGATGGCTGGAATCAGCCTTTGTTGAATGGACACCTGTAGCGGGAGCCGACAGTTATAATGTATATTACACAGGAGGAGGCGAAACTAATAAAAAAATTGATGAGCAGCTGATACGTAGTTATGGAACCTATTTTCGTGCTGATGTGCCGGGACTTGCGGCCGGATCTTATATACTTACCGTAAAACCTGTAACAGTAGGTGTTGAAAGTATTGGAACGACAACTTCAAGTTTGACAGTTTTAGCCCATGACCGTTCTGGGTTTGCTTTTTCAAACGGACGTGTTCCTGGAGCATATAACCTTAATGGAACTCTAAAGAATGATGCTGTTGTTTTATATATAACCCAAAACACAAAAAATACAATAGCATTTAGTGTAGTTACAAATGCAAATGGTACAACAAAAACTAATTACGTTGGTTTGCAAGGCATTTTAGACGGTTTTAAAAAGGGATTAGATAAACGTCCTCTGGCGATTCGTTTGATTGGAAATATAACAGATCCCGCTACCTTGTATAATGGAGATATTGTAATTGAAAATAAGAGAAATGCCTTAAGCTCAATTACAATGGAAGGAATAGGAAATGATGCAGTTGTTAATGGCTGGGGAATTCGGATAAAAACTGCGACTAATATAGAAATCCGTAATCTTGGGTTTATGTTGACTGACGCGTCTGAAGGAGATAATATTGGCTTACAGCAGGATAATGATTATATCTGGGTACATAATTGTGATTTGTTTTATGGTGCAAAAGGAGGTGATGCTGATCAGGCAAAAGGGGACGGAGCATTAGATGCAAAAAAATCCACTTATATTACATTTTCATATAATCATTTTTGGGATTCCGGAAAATCTAATCTTTTAGGTTTGAGCGAAGGTAAAACTACAGATTTATATATTACATATCATCATAACTGGTACGATCATTCTGATTCCAGACACCCTCGAGTACGTTATTACTCTGCCCATATTTACAATAATTATTATGATGGAAATTCTAAATATGGTGCGGGTTCAACCTTAGGTTCTTCTTTATTTATGGAGGCAAATTTCTTCCGAAATTGTAAATATCCAATGCTTATTTCTAAACAAGGAACTGACACATTTGGTGGAGCTGTAGGTACTTTTTCAGGTGAAGCAGGAGGAACAATAAAAGCGTTTAACAATGTAATGAGTGGACAAACAAGGTATGTTCCCTACAATGCGACAACTAATCCTATTGAATTTGATGCTATTGAAGTTGGAGACAAAACACAGGCGATAAGTAATACTATAAAATCTAAACTTGGAGCAAACACTTACAACAACTTTGACATCGATCCCGCTATTATGTACACCTACACACCAGACAGCCCGGAAGATGCAAAAACAAAAGTAATGTTGTATTCCGGACGTGTAGAAGGAGGTGATTTTAAACATACTTTTAATAATGCTGTAGATGACACTTCGTCTGACGTGAATGCGGTATTAATGAATGGACTTATCTCTTATACCACTAAGTTAGTTCTTGTACAAGGAGAAGTAGCTCCGGTTGTAAATACTCAGACTTTAGTTGCAACTTCAAATAATGATCAAACGGTAACCAATGGTAATGCTATTTCATCAATAGTTTATACCTGGGGAGGAGATGCTACAGATGTAACTGTGGAAGGATTGCCTGAATCAGGAATTAATTTTATCAAGGATTCTGCTGCTAAAACCATTACAGTAACTGGTACTCCAACAGCAGATGTATCTTTTTCTGTTACAACAATTGGTATTTTAGGTACTCCTGTCACTGTAACGGGAAGTGTAACTATTGGTGAACCTCCTGTGGTTGTTCCTGCAGGTGATCAAATACATAATTTTACGGATACATATACTTTAGCAAATAATTTTTATACTATGAAAGGAAATTTATCTGATAGTAAAGGAACTGTTTCCTATAATGAGCTTACATTAACAAAAGGTCTAAAAATAGAATCAAAAGACGGGACTGTCAGTTATACTACAACCCAACCAACCACTTTGACTTTAGTTTTTGCAGAAGCTGCAGCAAAGATTAAAATTGACGATGTGTCTAGAACAGCTTCTTCAGGAATTATTACATTAACTCTTCCTGCGGGTAATCACACACTTGGAAGAGATTCTGGAACTACAACGGTATATTACATCAAAACTTCTTATCCGACGTTAGGTTTAGTTGATAATGTTCAGACTTCAAAATTAGCAGTATATCCAAATCCTGTTTCGAATCAGTTGTTTATTTCTTCTCAAGATCAAAAAGTAAAAGATGTGATGATATACAATTTGTCTGGAACAGTAGTGAAAAACATTTCAAATTTAGCTGAAGAAACCGTTGATGTTAGTGATTTAGCTACAGGGAATTATGTTATAAAAGTAACTACAGATCAAGGTATTGCTACCAGAAAGATTGTCAAAAAATAA
- a CDS encoding T9SS type A sorting domain-containing protein: MRKKLFFLTILFVSMQTWSQQINEAAGWLESAFVKWQPVSNAQTYNVYYTGNGFTDKKIDNQLIRSYGSYYRADIPGLKAGTYTVKVKPVISGAEGNGTTTGTLTVLAQDRNGFAFDGGRVPGGYKADGTPKDNAVILYISQNTKNTISMDITGASANPCVGLQNILYAIKKGKDTRPFIIRLLGNITDMTVMEGGDVVIENDNNASSYLTFEGVGNDAVANGWGVRLKSASNIEVSNIGFMNCNSTAGDNVGMQQDNDHIWVHNCDLFYGDAGSDADQIKGDGALDNKSSTYITLSYNHFWDSGKASLLGLSEGTTTGLYITYHHNWFDHSDSRHPRVRYYSAHIYNNYYDGNSKYGAGSTLGSSLFIEGNVFRNCKYPMLTSKQGTDIFYDSTGTFSGEAGGTIKAFNNTMIGQTRYIPYNATNYPVEFDAIEASTRGEVISSSIKSKLGGNSYNNFDTNAALYIKNLVIDQPAAAQTKVVQYSGRVSGGDLKWTFNNSVDDASSTVIAALKSALTNYTGTLVSVQGETNVVSNQTLTSTTNNNQTVTSGTAIGSIVFTWGGSATDATVTGLPASGITFVKNTTAKTITITGTPTATLSYSISTIGSGTAATGSGTITVTSASAQTLTSTTNNNQSVTTGTAISSIVFTWGGSATDATVTGLPASGITFVKNTSAKTITISGTPTTTVSYSIATTGTGTAVTGSGTITVIGTSTGNQIHNFTTSGKTSTFYSITGNMNSTAGSVTYAGLTLTARLKIESSTSITYTTTAASTLKLVFDSNFTGTVKVNNVSYTAVSGVVTVSLPAGANTITKGSVANLYYIGTTYNTTARMSANSSVEEVTSAKLTLYPNPVSSELNIDSDKAIQKVEVYNLTGVLVNTQQGNNNSFDMSNLANGSYLVKVHTETNVTAKIIIKK; encoded by the coding sequence ATGAGAAAAAAACTATTTTTTCTGACTATTTTGTTTGTATCAATGCAAACATGGTCACAGCAAATTAATGAGGCGGCCGGCTGGCTGGAATCTGCTTTTGTAAAATGGCAGCCCGTCAGTAATGCCCAGACGTATAATGTTTATTATACCGGAAACGGCTTTACAGACAAGAAAATTGACAATCAATTAATCCGTAGCTATGGTTCTTACTATCGCGCTGATATTCCGGGTCTTAAAGCAGGAACTTATACTGTAAAAGTTAAACCGGTTATTTCAGGTGCTGAAGGAAATGGTACTACAACCGGTACTCTTACTGTTTTAGCTCAGGATCGTAACGGCTTTGCTTTTGATGGAGGCCGCGTTCCGGGAGGATATAAAGCTGATGGAACTCCGAAAGACAATGCGGTAATTCTTTATATCTCACAGAATACTAAAAATACTATTTCGATGGACATTACCGGAGCAAGTGCAAATCCGTGTGTTGGATTACAAAATATTTTGTATGCCATTAAAAAAGGAAAAGATACGCGTCCGTTCATCATCCGTCTGTTAGGAAATATTACTGATATGACTGTTATGGAAGGCGGAGATGTTGTTATCGAAAATGATAATAATGCTTCGAGTTATCTTACTTTTGAAGGTGTTGGTAATGATGCAGTTGCTAACGGCTGGGGAGTACGTCTTAAATCTGCTTCAAATATTGAAGTCAGTAATATTGGATTTATGAATTGCAATAGCACGGCCGGAGATAATGTAGGGATGCAGCAGGATAATGATCACATTTGGGTTCATAACTGCGATTTATTTTACGGTGATGCCGGAAGCGATGCCGATCAGATCAAAGGAGACGGTGCATTAGATAATAAATCATCAACTTATATTACATTGTCCTATAATCACTTTTGGGATAGTGGTAAAGCCAGTCTTTTAGGTTTGAGTGAAGGAACAACAACAGGTTTGTATATTACCTATCACCACAACTGGTTTGACCATTCTGATTCCCGCCATCCAAGAGTTCGTTATTATTCTGCACATATTTATAACAACTATTATGATGGAAATTCAAAATACGGAGCCGGCTCAACATTAGGTTCATCTTTATTCATAGAAGGAAATGTTTTCAGAAATTGTAAATATCCGATGCTTACTTCTAAACAGGGAACTGATATTTTTTACGATTCTACAGGTACTTTTTCTGGTGAAGCCGGAGGAACTATTAAAGCATTTAATAATACGATGATTGGTCAGACACGTTATATACCGTATAATGCAACCAATTATCCTGTTGAGTTTGACGCTATTGAAGCTTCAACCAGAGGAGAAGTTATCAGCAGCAGTATTAAATCAAAACTGGGTGGCAATAGTTATAATAACTTTGATACCAATGCTGCATTATATATCAAAAATCTGGTTATCGATCAGCCCGCAGCAGCGCAAACTAAAGTGGTGCAATATTCTGGTCGTGTCTCCGGAGGTGATTTAAAATGGACTTTTAATAATTCTGTTGACGATGCATCTTCAACTGTAATTGCAGCATTAAAATCGGCTCTTACTAATTATACCGGAACATTAGTTTCAGTACAAGGAGAAACAAATGTAGTAAGTAATCAGACGCTGACTTCTACAACCAATAATAATCAAACTGTAACAAGTGGAACGGCAATTGGTTCAATAGTTTTTACCTGGGGAGGAAGCGCAACAGATGCAACAGTAACAGGATTACCAGCATCAGGAATTACTTTTGTAAAAAATACCACTGCTAAAACCATTACGATTACCGGAACACCAACAGCTACTCTTTCATACTCAATTAGTACAATAGGAAGCGGAACAGCTGCTACCGGATCAGGAACGATTACAGTTACGTCGGCAAGTGCTCAAACTCTTACATCAACTACGAATAATAATCAGAGTGTGACAACTGGTACAGCTATTAGTTCAATTGTTTTTACCTGGGGAGGAAGTGCGACAGACGCTACCGTAACAGGATTGCCGGCATCGGGAATTACTTTTGTAAAAAACACTTCGGCTAAAACTATTACTATTTCAGGAACACCAACAACAACGGTATCTTATTCTATTGCTACAACCGGAACAGGCACAGCAGTTACAGGATCTGGAACGATTACAGTTATAGGAACATCAACAGGAAACCAGATTCATAACTTTACAACATCTGGAAAAACAAGTACATTTTACAGTATTACCGGAAATATGAATTCGACTGCAGGTTCTGTAACCTATGCCGGACTAACATTGACAGCCCGTTTAAAAATAGAGTCCAGCACATCTATTACATACACAACAACAGCTGCGTCGACATTAAAATTGGTATTCGATTCTAATTTTACAGGAACAGTAAAAGTGAATAATGTGTCTTATACTGCAGTTTCAGGAGTAGTTACAGTATCGCTTCCTGCAGGGGCTAATACGATAACAAAAGGTTCTGTTGCAAATTTATATTACATCGGTACAACATATAATACTACAGCTCGTATGTCGGCAAACAGTTCAGTAGAAGAAGTAACTTCTGCAAAACTGACGTTGTATCCAAATCCTGTTTCAAGTGAATTGAATATTGATTCAGATAAAGCAATTCAAAAAGTGGAAGTGTATAATTTAACAGGAGTATTGGTGAATACACAACAAGGAAATAATAATAGTTTTGATATGAGTAATCTTGCCAATGGCAGTTATTTGGTAAAAGTTCATACTGAAACGAACGTTACTGCTAAAATTATCATTAAAAAATAA